A genomic window from Enoplosus armatus isolate fEnoArm2 chromosome 18, fEnoArm2.hap1, whole genome shotgun sequence includes:
- the ndufa8 gene encoding NADH dehydrogenase [ubiquinone] 1 alpha subcomplex subunit 8, protein MPTTLEVPSVQELNVDEINVSSAVLKAAAHHYGSQCDKSNKEFMLCRWEEKDPRKCLEEGRKVNECALNFFRQIKGNCAESFTEYWTCLDYSNLGELRRCRKQQQTFDSCVLDKLGWERPELGDLSKVTKVSTPRPLPDNPYHSRPRPEPNPVIEGKLEPSKHGSRLFFWNW, encoded by the exons ATGCCAACAACACTGGAAGTTCCCTCGGTGCAGGAACTAAATGTGGATGAG ATCAATGTGTCATCTGCAGTGCTGAAGGCTGCTGCCCACCATTATGGCTCCCAGTGTGACAAATCCAACAAGGAGTTCATGCTCTGCCGCTGGGAGGAGAAGGACCCCAGAAAGTGTCTCGAAGAAGGGAGGAAAGTCAACGAGTGTGCACTCAACTTCTTCAG GCAAATCAAGGGAAACTGTGCCGAGTCCTTCACGGAGTACTGGACCTGTCTGGATTATTCAAACTTGGGAGAATTGCGCCGTTGCCGCAAGCAGCAGCAAACCTTCGACAGCTGTGTCCTTGATAAGCTGGGTTGGGAGAGACCTGAGCTGGGAGACCTTTCTAAG GTGACCAAAGTGTCGACCCCGCGGCCCCTCCCTGACAACCCCTACCATTCTAGACCACGTCCTGAGCCCAACCCAGTCATCGAGGGTAAACTGGAGCCTTCCAAACATGGCAGCAGGTTATTCTTCTGGAACTGGTGA